In one Pseudomonadota bacterium genomic region, the following are encoded:
- a CDS encoding YqaA family protein, giving the protein MLDLAAYAVMFGSAFLAATVFPAQSELVLIGFLTAGQHSVAGMLIVASIGNVLGSVVNYYLGLGIQHYRDKPWFPGNEKALARGRKFYAKWGRWSLLLAWTPVIGDPLTVVAGVMREKLWVFLVLVTISKVTRYVSLAAITLGIIG; this is encoded by the coding sequence CGCGTTTCTCGCGGCGACGGTCTTCCCGGCTCAGTCGGAACTGGTTCTCATCGGTTTTCTGACCGCCGGACAGCACTCGGTGGCTGGCATGTTGATCGTCGCGAGCATCGGCAACGTGCTTGGGTCGGTCGTGAACTACTATCTCGGGCTTGGCATCCAGCACTACCGTGACAAACCCTGGTTTCCGGGCAACGAGAAAGCGCTGGCGCGCGGCCGAAAGTTCTACGCGAAATGGGGACGGTGGTCGCTTTTGCTCGCCTGGACACCGGTGATCGGCGACCCGCTGACGGTGGTTGCGGGCGTCATGCGCGAGAAGCTTTGGGTATTTTTGGTGCTCGTGACGATTTCCAAGGTGACACGCTATGTATCCCTCGCAGCGATCACGCTGGGGATCATTGGCTGA